Proteins encoded in a region of the Triticum dicoccoides isolate Atlit2015 ecotype Zavitan chromosome 3A, WEW_v2.0, whole genome shotgun sequence genome:
- the LOC119267431 gene encoding importin subunit alpha-2-like: protein MADGNAPGSPASSLQSHRYAIKSSVHNTAASRRREQAIAIGKERREALMRAKRVCRAPLSGSDEATIEDGDMVIDEKADLETRTAQAVEELKSALSSQGKGAQKKKIEALRAVRRVLSQSEVPPIQVAIKAGAVPLLVQYLSFGSSDEQLLEAAWCLTNIAAGEPEETKSVLPALPLLVAHLGEKSSTLVAEQCAWAIGNVAGEGADLRSTLIAQGALWPLARLMLSSKGSTARTAAWALSNLIKGPDPKAAYELINIDGVLNAIIRNLEKADEELATEVAWVVVYLSALPEKAISLIVRSHVPQLLIGRLLASENLQLLIPVLRGLGNLVAGDEYMVDSILIVGNSITDQALSSLIKCLKSDNRVLRKEASWALSNIAAGSFEHKKLIFTSEATPSLIHLLTSAQFDIRKEAAYTLGNLCVVPAGSTEPPNIITEHLVSIINGGALPGFINLVRSADIESARLGLQFLELVMRGYPNGQGPQLVERGDGIEAMERFQFHENEAMRNMANGLVDKYFGEDYGLE from the exons ATGGCCGACGGCAACGCCCCCGGCTCGCCGGCTTCTTCGCTCCAGAGCCACCGCTACGCCATCAAATCCTCAG TGCACAATACGGCAGCTAGCCGGAGGCGTGAACAGGCTATAGCAATAGGGAAGGAAAGAAGGGAAGCCTTAATGCGTGCAAAGCGTGTGTGCCGTGCCCCACTTTCTGGCAGTGATGAGGCTACAATTGAAGATGGTGATATGGTTATTGATGAGAAAGCAGATCTTGAAACAAGAACTGCTCAAGCTGTTGAAGAATTGAAATCAGCTTTGTCAAGCCA GGGAAAAGGGGCCCAGAAGAAGAAGATAGAGGCACTTCGTGCAGTGAGACGCGTGTTGTCACAGTCTGAAGTACCTCCCATTCAAGTAGCAATTAAAGCTGGGGCAGTTCCTCTTTTAGTGCAATATCTGTCCTTTGGATCTTCAGATGAACAG TTGCTAGAGGCTGCTTGGTGCCTTACAAACATAGCAGCTGGGGAGCCAGAAGAAACAAAATCCGTGCTGCCCGCATTACCATTGCTTGTTGCTCACCTTGGTG AGAAGAGCTCCACACTTGTTGCTGAGCAATGTGCATGGGCCATCGGTAATGTTGCTGGTGAAGGAGCAGACCTGAGAAGCACATTAATTGCACAGGGTGCTTTGTGGCCTCTTGCCCGCCTAATGCTATCAAGCAAGGGTTCTACAGCAAGAACTGCTGCTTGGGCATTGTCAAATCTCATCAAG GGGCCTGATCCCAAGGCTGCGTATGAGCTTATTAACATCGATGGTGTGCTAAATGCGATCATAAGGAACTTGGAAAAGGC GGACGAAGAGTTAGCAACTGAGGTGGCATGGGTAGTGGTATATCTTTCAGCACTTCCAGAAAAAGCTATCAGCTTAATAGTACGAAGCCATGTGCCTCAGTTGCTGATTGGACGCCTGCTGGCATCTGAGAACTTGCAGTTGCTCATTCCG GTGCTTCGTGGTTTAGGGAATCTTGTAGCCGGGGATGAATACATGGTTGATTCAATCCTAATTGTTGGAAACAGCATCACAG ATCAAGCTTTATCAAGTCTCATAAAATGTTTGAAGAGTGACAATAGGGTTCTCAGAAAG GAGGCTTCATGGGCATTGTCAAATATAGCAGCAGGCAGCTTTGAGCACAAGAAATTGATTTTTACCAGTGAGGCGACGCCTTCGCTAATACACCTCCTGACGAGTGCACAGTTTGACATTCGCAAGGAAGCAGCTTACACCCTGGGCAATCTGTGTGTTGTCCCAGCAGGAAGTACTGAGCCCCCGAACATAATCACCGAACATCTAGTCTCGATCATAAATGGTGGAGCCCTTCCAGGATTCATAAATTTGGTCAGATCTGCTGATATAGAGAGCGCAAGACTCGGACTTCAGTTCCTGGAACTG GTGATGAGGGGGTATCCCAATGGACAGGGTCCCCAGCTTGTGGAGAGGGGGGACGGCATCGAGGCCATGGAGAGGTTCCAGTTCCACGAGAACGAGGCGATGAGGAACATGGCCAATGGGCTGGTCGACAAATActtcggcgaggattacggcctcgAGTGA
- the LOC119267430 gene encoding cell number regulator 8-like, with protein sequence MAAADEHHEEASPLLAPPANEKLPPAQDPVKGCADGVPVVMGEPVTAPAGAEPRESWDSGILSCLGRNDEFCSSDLEVCLLGSVAPCVLYGSNVERLAAAPGTFANSCLPYTGLYMLGNSLFGWNCLAPWFSHPTRTAIRRRYNLEGSFEAFTRQCGCCGGLAEDEERREHLEVACDLATHYFCHPCALCQEGRELRRRVPHPGFYGRSVVVMMPPTEQTMGRTM encoded by the exons atggccgccgccgacgagcaccacgagGAGGCCAGCCCCCTCCTGGCCCCGCCCGCCAACGAGAAGCTCCCCCCGGCGCAGGATCCCGTCAAGGGCTGCGCCGACGGGGTCCCCGTCGTCATGGGCGAGCCGGTCACCGCCCCTGCCGGCGCCGAGCCGCGTGAAAGCTGGGACTCTGGGATCCTCTCCTGCCTCGGCCGCAACGACGAATTCTGCAGCAGCGACCTCGAAGTCT GCCTTCTTGGAAGTGTAGCGCCATGTGTTCTGTATGGTAGCAATGTTGAGAGGCTTGCAGCAGCACCAGGAACTTTTGCAAACAGCTGCTTGCCTTACACTGGCCTCTATATGCTCGGGAACTCTCTCTTTGGGTGGAACTGCCTAGCCCCATGGTTCTCTCATCCCACTCGTACAGCTATTCGTCGAAGATACAATCTTGAG GGTAGCTTTGAGGCTTTCACTAGGCAATGTGGGTGCTGCGGTGGCCTTGCTGAGGATGAGGAGAGGCGTGAGCACCTGGAGGTCGCCTGCGACCTTGCTACCCACTACTTCTGCCACCCTTGCGCCCTCTGCCAGGAGGGGCGCGAGCTGCGCCGCAGGGTTCCCCACCCTGGCTTCTATGGGCGCTCCGTCGTCGTCATGATGCCACCCACGGAGCAGACTATGGGGCGCACCATGTGA